The following are from one region of the Elusimicrobiota bacterium genome:
- a CDS encoding tetratricopeptide repeat protein — translation MRRLALPLTLLLLAGPARAWRLWGEPSDKKIRPVQALSDERKPAEVLAALTPDFVQTLRGTDLRQAYVLKGDSLDVLGRVDEALGVYQLGVKLFPKNVDLLTRQGDLLHRTGLDEQARALYVKAIAYEPKHFGAHLGLAEIDRRSGFLDRSATHYETALETLDGRADVWRAYAETLLAQRDWTTGDLAIARAIQLDPNNAEGRVLTAFARRAQDDLAGAIAALDDALALGAGDGARRAKALWLVEAGRPAEALVQADALLKDVPGDGAALWARARAQLLLGRGGEALRGLAPLAAPARADFAARAARGLRDALAAPAETR, via the coding sequence ATGAGAAGGCTCGCCCTCCCGCTGACGCTGCTCCTCCTCGCCGGCCCGGCCCGGGCCTGGCGCCTGTGGGGCGAGCCCTCGGACAAGAAGATCCGCCCGGTCCAGGCTCTCTCCGACGAGCGAAAGCCCGCCGAGGTCCTCGCGGCCCTGACCCCCGACTTCGTGCAGACCCTGCGCGGCACCGACCTGCGCCAGGCGTACGTCCTGAAAGGCGACAGCCTCGACGTTCTCGGCCGCGTCGACGAGGCGCTGGGCGTCTACCAGCTCGGCGTGAAGCTGTTCCCCAAGAACGTGGACCTGCTCACGCGCCAGGGCGACCTGCTCCACCGCACCGGCCTCGACGAGCAGGCCCGGGCCCTGTACGTGAAGGCGATCGCCTACGAGCCCAAGCACTTCGGCGCCCACCTGGGACTGGCGGAGATCGACCGGCGCTCCGGCTTCCTCGACCGCTCCGCCACGCATTACGAGACCGCCCTCGAGACGCTCGACGGCCGCGCCGACGTGTGGCGCGCCTACGCCGAGACCTTGCTGGCGCAGCGCGACTGGACGACCGGGGACCTCGCCATCGCGCGCGCCATCCAGCTCGACCCGAACAACGCCGAGGGCCGCGTCCTGACCGCCTTCGCCCGCCGCGCCCAGGACGATCTGGCGGGAGCGATCGCCGCGCTCGACGACGCCTTGGCGCTGGGCGCCGGCGACGGCGCGCGCCGGGCCAAGGCCCTGTGGCTCGTCGAGGCGGGACGCCCCGCGGAAGCCCTCGTCCAAGCCGACGCCCTGCTCAAGGACGTCCCCGGCGACGGGGCCGCGCTGTGGGCCCGTGCCCGCGCCCAGCTCCTGCTCGGACGCGGCGGCGAGGCGCTGCGCGGCCTGGCCCCTTTGGCCGCCCCCGCGCGCGCCGATTTCGCGGCCCGCGCGGCCCGCGGCCTGCGCGACGCCCTCGCCGCGCCGGCGGAGACGCGATGA
- a CDS encoding patatin-like phospholipase family protein, with amino-acid sequence MSRRAAAAFLAVLLAVPAAASPDLSADALLRDHLWREVRQAPAGRRPKVGLVLSAGSLRGIAHVGVIQALEDAGFPIDVVAGTSMGAVVGAMYASGKSPKQLHDFASTIKVGSGNDLSSARLISLLLFDKLLSSENTELMLRKQIGGARFDQTLKPFACVSMDVYTGEAIIFRDGDVAKAVRASMNLPGIFRPLEYRHRFLVDGGVVDYIPVDAARLLGAEWTIASVTETDYTTSRPENVLESLLQVIDIRGSYLSREQRKQADFLVEPPVGDIGMFEDHRIVEAIDKGAVTAASRLEAAKESLILASLSRLTAGWGVKAAKTE; translated from the coding sequence ATGAGCCGCCGCGCGGCCGCGGCCTTTCTCGCGGTCCTTCTCGCGGTCCCGGCCGCGGCGAGCCCGGACCTGAGCGCCGACGCCCTGCTGCGCGACCATCTGTGGCGCGAGGTACGCCAGGCCCCGGCCGGCCGCCGTCCGAAGGTGGGCCTCGTGCTGTCCGCCGGCTCCCTGCGCGGCATCGCCCACGTCGGCGTCATCCAGGCGCTCGAGGACGCGGGCTTCCCGATCGACGTGGTCGCGGGGACCTCGATGGGCGCGGTCGTGGGCGCGATGTACGCGTCGGGCAAGTCGCCGAAGCAGCTCCACGATTTCGCCTCCACGATCAAAGTCGGCAGCGGCAACGACCTGTCGTCGGCGCGCCTGATCTCCCTGCTGCTCTTCGACAAGCTCCTCTCCTCCGAGAACACCGAGCTCATGCTGCGCAAGCAGATCGGCGGAGCGCGCTTCGACCAGACGCTGAAGCCTTTCGCCTGCGTGTCGATGGACGTCTACACCGGCGAGGCCATCATCTTCCGCGACGGCGACGTGGCCAAGGCGGTGCGCGCGAGCATGAACCTGCCCGGCATCTTCCGCCCCCTCGAGTACCGGCACCGCTTCCTCGTCGACGGCGGCGTCGTGGACTACATCCCCGTCGACGCGGCGCGGCTTCTCGGCGCCGAGTGGACGATCGCGAGCGTCACCGAGACGGACTACACGACGTCGCGGCCGGAGAACGTGCTCGAGTCCCTGCTTCAGGTCATCGACATCCGCGGCTCCTACCTCTCCCGCGAGCAGCGCAAGCAGGCGGACTTCCTCGTCGAGCCGCCCGTCGGAGACATCGGGATGTTCGAGGACCACCGCATCGTCGAGGCCATCGACAAGGGCGCCGTCACCGCGGCGTCCCGCCTCGAGGCCGCGAAGGAAAGCCTGATCCTCGCGTCGCTCTCCCGGCTGACGGCCGGCTGGGGCGTCAAGGCGGCCAAGACCGAATGA
- a CDS encoding methyl-accepting chemotaxis protein → MPQEDQRFQRKTVLVKRALQLKYIGMVFLSVLVASMIVGGDVYYSLMRVMLTECPSVTDRVVQFNTVLLVKIALYLGLMLLISLYVSHRFAGPIYRFEKSCQSLSSGDLTHRVSLRTGDELMELQEEFNDMAAALQALLQKDRNLVQRLSERIEDIAKRLPEGAGGARDDLKAFKLELDHLTKSFKI, encoded by the coding sequence ATGCCGCAGGAAGACCAGCGGTTCCAGCGTAAGACCGTCCTCGTCAAGCGCGCGCTGCAGCTCAAGTACATCGGCATGGTGTTCCTGAGCGTGCTCGTCGCGTCGATGATCGTCGGCGGCGACGTGTACTATTCCCTGATGAGGGTCATGCTGACCGAGTGCCCGTCGGTCACGGACCGGGTGGTGCAGTTCAACACGGTCCTGCTCGTGAAGATAGCGCTGTATCTCGGCTTGATGCTGCTGATCTCGCTGTACGTCTCGCACCGGTTCGCGGGACCCATCTATCGCTTCGAGAAGTCCTGCCAGTCCTTGAGCTCCGGCGACCTGACGCACCGCGTCTCCCTGCGCACCGGCGACGAGCTGATGGAACTCCAGGAGGAGTTCAACGACATGGCCGCCGCGCTCCAGGCCCTGCTTCAGAAGGACCGCAACCTCGTCCAGCGCCTGTCCGAGCGGATCGAGGACATCGCCAAGCGCCTGCCCGAGGGCGCCGGCGGCGCCCGCGACGACCTCAAGGCGTTCAAGCTCGAGCTCGACCATCTGACCAAGTCTTTCAAGATCTGA
- a CDS encoding 4-hydroxy-tetrahydrodipicolinate synthase, whose protein sequence is MKLEGSYVALVTPFDSQGRLDEDAYRHLIRRQLKGGTRGLVPCGSTGEAATLMHEEYRRAIEIACDESRGEVPVIAGVGTNATWKAVESAREAESLGADALLVLAPYYNKPTQEGIYQHFRAVARESRLPIVVYNIPGRTGVNILPKTLARMAKDLPTIVAVKEAAGSLDQVSEILTLTKPGFTVLSGDDSLTLPMMSIGARGVVSVVANVAPKETQALCAAALKGDRKRAASIHLKLFPLIKSLFVETNPIPVKAALAMMGLCRPEPRLPLTVLTAENRPALRKALKEFNLI, encoded by the coding sequence ATGAAGCTTGAGGGATCATATGTCGCGCTGGTCACCCCGTTCGATTCCCAAGGGCGTCTGGACGAGGACGCTTACCGACACCTGATCCGCCGCCAGCTCAAGGGCGGAACGCGCGGCCTCGTGCCCTGCGGGTCCACGGGCGAGGCGGCGACCTTGATGCACGAGGAGTACCGCCGCGCCATCGAGATCGCCTGCGACGAGTCCCGAGGCGAGGTGCCGGTCATCGCCGGCGTCGGCACGAACGCGACCTGGAAGGCCGTCGAGTCCGCGCGCGAGGCCGAGAGCCTGGGCGCCGACGCCCTGCTCGTGCTCGCCCCCTACTACAACAAGCCGACCCAGGAGGGCATCTACCAGCACTTCCGCGCCGTCGCGCGCGAGTCGCGCCTGCCCATCGTCGTGTACAACATCCCCGGCCGCACGGGCGTGAACATCCTGCCCAAGACGCTGGCGCGCATGGCCAAGGACCTGCCCACGATCGTGGCGGTCAAGGAAGCGGCGGGCTCCCTCGACCAGGTTTCCGAAATACTGACTCTCACCAAGCCCGGCTTCACCGTGCTCTCCGGCGACGACTCGCTGACGCTGCCTATGATGTCCATAGGCGCGCGCGGCGTCGTTTCGGTCGTCGCCAACGTCGCGCCCAAGGAAACGCAGGCCCTGTGCGCGGCCGCCCTCAAGGGCGACCGCAAGCGCGCCGCCTCCATCCACCTCAAGCTCTTCCCCCTGATCAAGTCCCTGTTCGTCGAGACCAACCCGATCCCCGTGAAGGCCGCGCTGGCGATGATGGGCCTCTGCCGCCCCGAGCCGCGCCTGCCGCTCACCGTTCTGACCGCTGAAAATCGACCCGCGCTGAGAAAGGCGCTCAAGGAGTTCAACCTCATATGA
- a CDS encoding diaminopimelate epimerase, whose amino-acid sequence MRVPFWKLTGAGNDFVLLAGLPRGRSGPGLARTLCDRRFGVGADGLIVMTRRGGKVRLDYWNADGSAAFCGNGSRCAAVWAASMGWLKTAEFTLDSNRGPLTARLTGKGRAEVVMPAPKNLRLGLNVKTEGHSLQAHYVDTGVPHAVVFVPDIDKVEVAKIGRALRFHKAFGRAGANVDFVEIRKNILFVRTYERGVEAETLACGTGVVASAFVSRVLGFDRSPVRVVVRGGDALSVSFDNGPRLEGPGKIVFSGEVTI is encoded by the coding sequence ATGAGGGTCCCTTTCTGGAAGCTCACGGGCGCCGGCAACGACTTCGTCCTGCTCGCCGGGCTGCCGCGGGGCCGCTCCGGCCCCGGCCTGGCGCGGACCTTGTGCGACCGGCGCTTCGGCGTCGGAGCGGACGGCCTGATCGTGATGACGCGGCGGGGCGGGAAGGTCCGGCTCGACTACTGGAACGCCGACGGCTCCGCGGCCTTCTGCGGGAACGGCTCGCGCTGCGCGGCCGTGTGGGCCGCGTCGATGGGGTGGCTCAAGACCGCCGAGTTCACGCTGGACTCCAACCGCGGGCCGCTGACGGCGAGGCTGACGGGCAAGGGGCGGGCGGAGGTCGTGATGCCGGCCCCGAAGAACCTCCGCCTCGGCCTCAACGTCAAAACGGAAGGTCACTCGCTCCAGGCCCATTACGTCGATACGGGGGTCCCTCACGCGGTCGTCTTCGTCCCCGACATAGACAAAGTCGAGGTCGCGAAGATCGGGCGGGCCCTCCGTTTCCACAAGGCGTTCGGCCGTGCGGGGGCGAATGTCGATTTTGTGGAGATAAGAAAAAATATTCTATTCGTTCGTACTTACGAACGAGGCGTCGAGGCCGAAACGCTCGCCTGCGGAACCGGGGTCGTCGCATCGGCGTTTGTTTCCCGCGTCCTCGGCTTCGACCGTTCCCCCGTTCGCGTCGTGGTCCGTGGGGGAGACGCCCTATCCGTTTCCTTCGATAACGGCCCCCGCCTGGAAGGCCCGGGCAAGATCGTTTTCTCGGGAGAGGTCACGATATGA
- a CDS encoding TolC family protein, whose product MLNRLLAATLCLALAGTTSPARALDAARPAPVERVYSLDETLRLMRNDPKLQSAEQDVIIAEARVTEARLRFLPDIGLQASATKFDARYPFALSPEFRSLLLFPGAASENIYSGRAYFNMPLYEGRRTLNTLRLAQASQKQALSDRDSVRLDVNLRAKEAFYRLLLAQERESAFTRHLDSVEAAAAAGELGPWERVEAEASLGVARARASEAKHALDQARLQFLNTLSLELDTPFRVRGELATRPVKAEVEKAVIWAMELRPELQSQTYRVQMDAIGVNLAIGRRNPTVFLAGDYELTAQRFPLKNNNWDVTLGIKIPFAYDFWSQIKQKRAEQRQGELTRAELQDRVRLEVRQAAETLAWWQSEWPRRESQWKRVQALYDDAAGRAGATLSRLRARDGVLELRLAHLSAVTEHILARARFERAVGRELPQ is encoded by the coding sequence ATGCTCAACCGACTTCTCGCCGCCACGCTGTGCCTCGCTCTCGCCGGGACGACGTCTCCGGCGCGGGCCTTGGACGCGGCGCGCCCCGCGCCGGTCGAGCGCGTGTACTCCCTCGACGAGACCCTGCGCCTCATGCGCAACGACCCCAAGCTCCAGAGCGCGGAGCAGGACGTCATCATCGCCGAGGCGCGCGTCACCGAGGCGCGCCTGCGCTTCCTCCCCGACATCGGACTGCAGGCGAGCGCCACCAAGTTCGACGCGCGCTACCCGTTCGCGCTGTCCCCCGAGTTCCGCAGCCTGCTGCTGTTCCCGGGCGCTGCGAGCGAGAACATCTACTCCGGCCGCGCCTACTTCAACATGCCCCTCTATGAGGGCCGGCGCACGCTGAACACCCTGCGCCTCGCCCAGGCCTCCCAGAAGCAGGCCCTGTCCGACCGCGACTCGGTACGCCTCGACGTGAACCTGCGCGCGAAGGAGGCCTTCTACCGCCTCCTGCTCGCGCAGGAGCGCGAGAGCGCCTTCACCCGGCATCTCGACAGCGTCGAGGCGGCCGCCGCCGCGGGCGAGTTGGGGCCGTGGGAGCGCGTCGAGGCCGAGGCCTCCCTCGGCGTCGCCCGCGCGCGCGCCTCCGAGGCCAAGCACGCGCTCGACCAGGCGCGCCTGCAGTTCCTCAACACCTTGAGTCTCGAGCTCGACACCCCTTTCCGCGTGCGGGGCGAGCTGGCGACGCGCCCCGTCAAGGCCGAGGTGGAGAAGGCCGTGATCTGGGCGATGGAGCTGCGCCCCGAGCTCCAGTCGCAGACCTACCGCGTGCAGATGGACGCCATCGGCGTGAACCTCGCGATCGGCCGCCGCAACCCGACCGTCTTCCTCGCCGGCGACTACGAGCTGACCGCCCAGCGCTTCCCCCTCAAGAACAACAACTGGGACGTGACCCTCGGCATCAAGATCCCCTTCGCCTACGACTTCTGGAGCCAGATCAAGCAGAAGCGCGCCGAGCAGCGCCAGGGCGAGCTGACCCGCGCCGAGCTCCAGGACCGCGTGCGCCTCGAGGTCCGCCAGGCCGCCGAGACCCTGGCCTGGTGGCAGTCCGAGTGGCCCCGCCGCGAGAGCCAGTGGAAGCGCGTCCAGGCCCTGTACGACGACGCGGCCGGACGCGCGGGCGCGACGCTCTCGCGCCTTCGCGCCCGCGACGGCGTCCTCGAGCTCCGGCTCGCTCATCTCTCCGCCGTCACGGAGCACATCCTGGCCCGCGCGCGCTTCGAGCGCGCCGTCGGCCGGGAGCTCCCTCAATGA
- a CDS encoding ATP-dependent 6-phosphofructokinase, with amino-acid sequence MAKKIAILTGGGDCPGLNPAIRGVVLKAHKLGYECLGVQEGWKGMINGTAVPIGPDDVREMVGRGGTMLGTSRTNPYKKEGGVQGVLASFKKLDLHALVALGGEDTLGVANKLYKEHKLNVIGVPKTMDNDLDATDYTFGFDTAATLAMEAVERLRDTGRSHRRIMVLEVMGRHAGWVALYTAIGGGADYLCLPERPVDIKDLCAKVKAAHAARQVAIVVASEAVDIPGEKKEEQLDEFGHMILKDRGVAERLAKIIETETKIETRTAVIGHMQRGGPPTMFDRILGTRVGVKAADLVHEGKFGNMVALKGDAVIAVSLEAATAKLKTVTPEWLKFSDDLL; translated from the coding sequence TCAATCCCGCGATCCGCGGCGTCGTGCTCAAGGCGCACAAGCTCGGCTACGAGTGCCTCGGCGTCCAGGAGGGCTGGAAGGGCATGATCAACGGCACGGCCGTGCCGATCGGCCCCGACGACGTCCGCGAGATGGTGGGCCGCGGCGGCACGATGCTCGGCACCTCGCGGACGAACCCTTACAAGAAAGAGGGCGGCGTCCAGGGCGTCCTCGCCAGCTTCAAGAAGCTCGACCTCCACGCGCTCGTCGCCCTCGGCGGCGAGGACACGCTCGGCGTGGCCAACAAGCTCTACAAGGAGCACAAGCTCAACGTCATCGGCGTCCCGAAGACGATGGACAACGACCTCGACGCGACCGACTACACCTTCGGCTTCGACACCGCGGCGACGCTGGCGATGGAGGCCGTCGAGCGCCTGCGCGACACGGGCCGCTCCCACCGCCGCATCATGGTCCTCGAGGTCATGGGCCGCCACGCCGGCTGGGTCGCGCTGTACACCGCGATCGGCGGCGGCGCCGACTACCTGTGCCTGCCCGAGCGCCCCGTCGACATCAAGGACCTGTGCGCCAAGGTGAAGGCCGCCCACGCCGCCCGCCAGGTCGCGATCGTCGTCGCCTCCGAGGCCGTCGACATCCCCGGCGAGAAGAAGGAGGAGCAGCTCGACGAGTTCGGGCACATGATCCTCAAGGACCGCGGCGTCGCCGAGCGCCTGGCCAAGATCATCGAGACCGAGACAAAGATCGAGACGCGCACCGCCGTCATCGGCCACATGCAGCGCGGCGGGCCGCCCACGATGTTCGACCGCATCCTCGGCACGCGCGTCGGCGTCAAGGCCGCGGACCTCGTCCATGAAGGGAAGTTCGGCAACATGGTGGCGCTCAAGGGCGACGCCGTGATCGCCGTCAGCCTCGAAGCCGCGACCGCCAAGCTCAAGACCGTGACGCCCGAGTGGCTCAAATTCTCGGACGACCTGCTCTGA